In the Elizabethkingia bruuniana genome, GCTTTTGAACTTAGTTTTTCATCGGATAGTGCTTTTGTCGATTTTTTTAAAAAACAGACAGGAGCAACTCCATTACAATATATGCTACAGCAATAAGATACAAGACATTAGACACAAGACATAGGATACTAGATGTATTTATTAATCTTTGTCGTGGTTATTTAAAGGGAGTAGGTTATTAAATGAGCTGTTGTTTCTCAAGTTCTGCGAAGGCCATCAATACACCAATGACCTGAATATTTTCTTTTTTATATTCTTCCAGACTGAAATATTTAACAGCCTCGATTTCAGCGCTTGGATGTATCGTTTTGTTCAAATGAACCAGAAAACAATCCTGTTCCATTAATAAGTTGTTTTCACCGTAAGCCGGAGCTGAAATATGGGTAAAAAAGTTTAACTCTTCTGCGTTTAAAACCAGATTAAGTTCCTCATGTATTTCACGAATCAATGCTTCTTCCGGGCTTTCCCCTGCATCTATTTTTCCGCCAGGGAGATACCAGGCTTGTTTATTCTTACTAAAAGCCAA is a window encoding:
- a CDS encoding NUDIX hydrolase, which encodes MKQLHTAGLITLKDKKLLLAFSKNKQAWYLPGGKIDAGESPEEALIREIHEELNLVLNAEELNFFTHISAPAYGENNLLMEQDCFLVHLNKTIHPSAEIEAVKYFSLEEYKKENIQVIGVLMAFAELEKQQLI